In a genomic window of Occallatibacter riparius:
- a CDS encoding type II toxin-antitoxin system HicB family antitoxin encodes MATYRVVLRQSEEGYSVSCVGLPGCWSQGATEEEALENIRAAIREYLEAAEELARDSDSRVIEVA; translated from the coding sequence ATGGCAACTTATCGTGTCGTTCTCAGGCAATCCGAAGAAGGATACAGCGTCTCATGCGTTGGACTGCCCGGTTGCTGGTCGCAAGGCGCAACTGAGGAAGAGGCGTTGGAGAATATCCGTGCCGCCATACGGGAATATTTGGAAGCAGCGGAAGAATTAGCGCGCGATTCAGATTCACGTGTGATCGAAGTCGCCTAG
- a CDS encoding type II toxin-antitoxin system HicA family toxin produces the protein MPKIPGINHLRAVAALEKAGFRIIRQGSHIVMTNGTRILTIPRHNPVNAFTMGGIVQDAGLSVDEFRKLL, from the coding sequence ATGCCAAAGATTCCGGGGATCAATCATCTGCGCGCCGTAGCGGCTTTGGAGAAGGCCGGATTTCGCATCATCCGGCAGGGCTCTCATATCGTAATGACGAATGGAACACGTATTCTCACGATTCCCAGACACAACCCCGTGAATGCATTCACCATGGGCGGCATCGTGCAGGATGCGGGGCTCAGCGTGGATGAATTCCGCAAGCTGCTGTAG
- a CDS encoding amidohydrolase family protein, whose protein sequence is MRPHRGFLLALAGWFLGGLLGWGQTSAPLVLAGGTVIDVSNWGHSAADLPNAVVIIQGGKIAEVGPASTLQVPKGARVIDCTGKYIVPGLIDGYMGMSTQGEASASLYMGVTTAVVRSGSRYGRLDTSLSPAPHVYAIDSAGTTDEWSLLIGHSTWTTRLRQNGRPTELPPDETLRQLTATKALGTRAIYIGPNVTAANAQVIISRAHQLGMMTYGEFVATPYRVGIEGDVDALVHMGSYELGVIPDELQQPLATDPEGAAASTAFDYAQRVPPTDFHVRTYAKLIAAHHAALMPTFATFFLRLPDHRNLWQDPVASLMDPAHMSNPPDRASGEMMYPLPPWTKHLPGIGQRYMESGLQKKADQAALRLWHINQALFAAFPHYLAASGSPVDGSFPGISLHVELELLVRMGLTPREAIAAATNNYAVQFNWTEIGQIAPGRRADVLVLDADPTANIWNARRINTLILEGNVVDREALLKK, encoded by the coding sequence ATGCGACCTCATCGTGGTTTTCTGCTGGCGCTGGCTGGGTGGTTCCTAGGCGGACTTCTGGGCTGGGGGCAAACCTCTGCTCCGCTGGTGCTCGCAGGTGGAACGGTTATCGACGTTTCGAACTGGGGCCACTCGGCTGCCGATCTGCCGAACGCTGTTGTCATCATTCAGGGCGGCAAGATTGCGGAGGTGGGCCCGGCTTCGACGCTGCAGGTTCCCAAGGGCGCGCGCGTCATTGACTGCACGGGCAAGTACATCGTTCCCGGGTTGATTGACGGCTACATGGGAATGAGCACGCAGGGCGAAGCCTCAGCGAGCCTCTACATGGGAGTGACGACGGCGGTGGTCCGCTCGGGTAGCCGCTACGGGCGGCTGGATACGTCGCTTTCTCCCGCGCCGCATGTGTACGCGATCGACTCCGCTGGCACGACCGATGAGTGGAGTCTGCTGATCGGCCACAGCACATGGACGACGCGTCTACGGCAGAACGGGCGCCCCACTGAATTGCCTCCTGATGAGACGCTGCGGCAGCTCACGGCTACCAAAGCGCTGGGAACGCGCGCCATTTACATCGGCCCCAACGTGACGGCCGCGAACGCGCAAGTGATCATCTCGCGCGCGCATCAGTTGGGGATGATGACCTACGGCGAGTTTGTTGCAACGCCGTATCGCGTGGGCATTGAGGGAGATGTAGATGCGCTGGTGCACATGGGCAGCTACGAGCTGGGGGTGATCCCGGATGAGCTGCAGCAGCCCCTGGCGACCGATCCTGAAGGAGCAGCGGCAAGCACGGCCTTCGATTATGCGCAGCGCGTTCCCCCCACCGATTTTCACGTGCGGACGTACGCGAAGCTTATTGCGGCCCACCACGCGGCGTTGATGCCTACGTTTGCAACATTCTTCCTGCGGCTGCCGGATCATCGCAACTTGTGGCAGGATCCGGTGGCGTCGTTGATGGATCCTGCGCACATGTCGAATCCGCCGGATCGGGCGAGCGGCGAGATGATGTATCCGTTGCCGCCGTGGACCAAGCATCTGCCAGGCATTGGGCAGCGCTATATGGAATCGGGACTGCAAAAGAAAGCTGACCAGGCGGCTCTGCGGCTGTGGCACATCAACCAGGCGCTGTTCGCGGCATTTCCGCATTACCTGGCGGCGTCGGGCTCGCCGGTTGATGGATCGTTTCCGGGTATCTCGCTGCATGTGGAGCTGGAACTGCTGGTGCGGATGGGGTTGACGCCGCGCGAGGCGATCGCTGCGGCCACCAACAACTACGCTGTCCAGTTCAACTGGACGGAGATCGGGCAGATCGCCCCGGGACGGCGTGCCGATGTGCTTGTACTGGATGCGGATCCGACGGCGAATATCTGGAACGCGCGGCGGATCAACACGCTGATCCTTGAAGGCAACGTCGTGGATCGCGAAGCGCTGCTGAAAAAGTAG
- a CDS encoding SRPBCC family protein, protein MVQHFETSQWVPFPVELVFAFFANPHNLPPLMPPELKARIEDMRLKPPPPRPVTDDPTRRFQSLAAGVGSEILISFKPIRLLPRVSWTARIIEFEWNSHFADEMAHGPFKTFRHRHGISPELADGEEGTRITDAIDFELPGGFLNTLASGRVWKQLQESFAFRQKRLTEILAIASRQASRRS, encoded by the coding sequence ATGGTCCAGCATTTTGAAACCAGCCAGTGGGTGCCCTTTCCGGTCGAGTTGGTGTTTGCCTTCTTCGCCAACCCCCACAACCTGCCGCCGCTCATGCCCCCCGAACTCAAGGCGCGCATTGAAGACATGCGCCTCAAGCCGCCGCCCCCGCGCCCGGTTACAGACGATCCCACACGCCGCTTCCAATCCCTTGCCGCCGGCGTCGGCTCCGAGATCCTCATCAGCTTCAAACCTATCCGATTGCTACCGCGCGTGAGCTGGACCGCCCGCATCATCGAGTTCGAATGGAATAGCCACTTCGCCGACGAGATGGCTCACGGCCCCTTCAAGACCTTCCGCCACCGCCACGGAATCAGCCCCGAACTGGCCGACGGCGAAGAAGGCACGCGCATAACTGATGCAATCGACTTCGAGCTGCCCGGCGGATTCCTCAACACCCTCGCCAGCGGCCGCGTCTGGAAGCAGCTCCAGGAGTCCTTCGCCTTCCGCCAGAAGCGCCTCACCGAAATCCTCGCCATCGCCTCTCGCCAGGCCTCGCGGCGATCCTAG